The Melitaea cinxia chromosome 21, ilMelCinx1.1, whole genome shotgun sequence genome has a window encoding:
- the LOC123664122 gene encoding synapse-associated protein 1-like — translation MVMNLCLFLQQSILGEFNREQDAFIKGQEGRGGAAVPPWVGAPNEAALKEECLSLSTDRRNFVRAPPAGVEFDFDYNKMYPIAVAIMNEDPNLSTMRFDLVPKVITEENFWRNYFYRVSLICQANEADAAEGRQSSADDSQDDKTASDDLIAKEKALKESIADAKKRIKSLKVDRENDDEQWEKELEAELKEYEVVAEKTNDDKWEKECEDLLGEDVDLK, via the exons ATGGTGATGAATTTATGTTTGTTTCTTCAACAGAGCATTCTGGGTGAATTTAATCGCGAACAAGACGCGTTCATCAAAGGGCAGGAAGGTCGCGGTGGCGCTGCCGTGCCTCCGTGGGTAGGAGCACCGAACGAAGCGGCCCTCAAGGAGGAGTGCCTTTCTCTGTCTACT GACCGGAGGAATTTCGTCCGCGCGCCTCCCGCGGGTGTGGAGTTCGATTTTGATTACAACAAGATGTACCCCATCGCTGTCGCCATCATGAATGAAGATCCAAACCTGTCGACGATGCGCTTCGATCTCGTACCCAAAGT TATAACGGAGGAGAACTTCTGGCGGAACTACTTTTATCGCGTGTCGCTGATCTGCCAAGCCAACGAGGCCGACGCCGCTGAGGGCCGCCAGTCCAGCGCCGACGACTCCCAAG ATGACAAAACGGCCAGCGACGACCTTATAGCTAAAGAAAAGGCGTTGAAGGAGTCTATAGCTGACGCTAAGAAGAGAATTAAATCTCTCAAAGTCGATAGAGAAAATGATGATG AGCAATGGGAGAAAGAGTTAGAGGCGGAGTTGAAGGAATACGAAGTGGTCGCTGAAAAGACTAACGATGATAAGTGGGAGAAGGAATGCGAAGACCTACTGGGGGAGGATGTGGATCTCAAATAA